CGAGGTGAGCAACTCGAGGCCGTGTGCCGCGTATGTTTGCCGACTGACAGTCATAGCTCTTGCGACAATACTGCCATAGCAAGGAGACGATGTCTCTAAAGCTCCTGTGCAGTCAGTTGGCAGCGAAACCCCAATCATTAGATGTGATTCTTCTGTTTGAGAAGTTGCCGACAATCCTGGAGCCCTTATGCCAATTGCTCGATAACTGGCGGTATGAAGAGGACCAAGGCGAGTATCAACCAGTTTACGAAGAATTCGGCTCCATTCTCctgctggtcttggcgtTTGCCTACCGATATAACCTAACGGCAACAGATGTCGGGGCGATCGGACCAGACTCATGTGTGGCGAAGATTATCGGACGTGGACATATCGCACGACAAGGCGACGAGTTGACAGAACAGGAAAACGGACATCTAGGCGGATGGATCCACGGTCTGTTCGACACCGAAGccggcggccttggcgacgAATTAATGTCTTCCTGTCCGCCGCAAGAATTCTATCTGTTGGTGGCAACGTTGTTCCAGAACATTGTGGTTGCCTATGCGCACGGCTATCTTAATGATGAGAGCCTAAAGGGGGGCGTCGAATGTGAGTACTCTAATAGTAACTTGGGAAGGATATTTCATGAGTTTATAATGACTCTGGAGGACTATTTGATGACCTTTTGAGGTACTAACGCCAAAACGCAGATCTGGTAGATACGTTCTTGTTGCCATCTCTCGTGCCGGCTATCCGGTTCCTGTCAGATTATCTCTGGGTCGAccagaaggaggccaagtcCGTTATCAAGGTCCTTCAGCTTATCCTTCTGCCCAGCAGCATATCGGGAGAAGCGAGTACGATGCTGTCGTCTGTCAAGAATCTCATTGCGAAACCCCTCGAACATGCCCTCCGGACATACCAGAGGCGCGATCCGAAGAACCAGGATATCGAGCCCCTTCTACGGGCACTCAAGGACAGCATCCCGTTGTCCCGACGGACAGGAGGTGCCGACATCAACGAACTCGAGTCCTGGACTTCGACGGCCACGAACGGACTTGCCAGTGCCATCAAGCACAACATCCAGGGCTTAGTGCACTGGAGCATGCACCCAGCGATCAACAGCATGCCGACCTCGTATACCCATCGCCAGATGCTTGCAgccctcaagctcctcgggTCGAAGCGGCTGTTGCACATCATCTTGGAAGAGGTGAGGCAGCAGACCGAGGCAGGAAACGCCAACAGCGTGTATGACGTTGCTACGTCGCTGATCTGCGCCCCCGACGCTATCAAGGATGCCCCTGTTGGCATGCTCGATGCGAACGGCAACATGCCTCCATCTTTGCAGCGCCAGCGCACGCTCCGTGAGATGTTGAAGGCCGAGGCAGAAGGTTGCAAGAAGCTTCAGAAGAAGGATGCGGCGCTGGCTGAGATCGTGGTTCGTCTACACCGCAGGGTTGAGATGCTAATGGTCATGCCTGAGGCGCAGGCCATGCTACAGACGGCAGACATGACGCTGGGAGATGCGATGGCCGCTGCGGCATCAGGTGTACAAGGTGACAGCATGTCTGTCGATAACATGCTCGATGTTGGAATGGGTGGAGTTCCGTCAGACCTCGGACTTGGGCCTGCGAGCGCTGGTGGAAGCCTTGATCCGTCGGGTGATAACGAGTTGTTTGGCGCTTTTGGGTCCCAGGAGTTGGACAACTTTGATTGGGATATGGATAACATGGTATAGACCTTTGCTTGCATGCTCATGGGTTTGGTATATCTTATATAAGGTTTAATAAAAGAAAcaaaaattaaataaaagtcTCAAGACTTTATAAGAAGTTAAGCTCGTCTTTGTCTT
This genomic interval from Fusarium keratoplasticum isolate Fu6.1 chromosome 9, whole genome shotgun sequence contains the following:
- a CDS encoding Mediator of RNA polymerase II transcription subunit 5, whose translation is MDSRTAAQGALRATIDFWKTFVSRCIARRVDSDRFEVLVQQVYAEHPLPPAVIADFFLRPQPSNDNSLDPRIPPYLQVLTRLSYIDTPSVLQALYKYSSSHAQAQQQPNDGDNKNEAAQPPKTPHIKHWKSSYWAEEAIFYSLTKAVVEGRAIPDSTIALDVVKIISKYMTLFTAASTAFAADMLGQLHSPQIRDEMESARAGLVALLLRLCENDILVKAVSKPFAKDARKELAASLASFVPTLQLVPELTEKLELFRTETLASLDPADKKKQVANAAMDELLDSTVGLENFVIPEIPISNTRAGLYIYLNAALIGRPILDDNALFSYMNNKYQGDVQSSAIDLILASFDILANAVFRNEGQKDAHLLRSYLINKLPLLLYQLCPPEFPGTSAEFCITEALHHVDTSLFPTASLMFDESRNNNPYTESVREEFCASCVLHGLVQRDHVERILGEISLSDEPSLQKYSKEKLVQDCLSDTDKIQGLIPELDKMDGNVGAVCQALIELLRQYCHSKETMSLKLLCSQLAAKPQSLDVILLFEKLPTILEPLCQLLDNWRYEEDQGEYQPVYEEFGSILLLVLAFAYRYNLTATDVGAIGPDSCVAKIIGRGHIARQGDELTEQENGHLGGWIHGLFDTEAGGLGDELMSSCPPQEFYLLVATLFQNIVVAYAHGYLNDESLKGGVEYLVDTFLLPSLVPAIRFLSDYLWVDQKEAKSVIKVLQLILLPSSISGEASTMLSSVKNLIAKPLEHALRTYQRRDPKNQDIEPLLRALKDSIPLSRRTGGADINELESWTSTATNGLASAIKHNIQGLVHWSMHPAINSMPTSYTHRQMLAALKLLGSKRLLHIILEEVRQQTEAGNANSVYDVATSLICAPDAIKDAPVGMLDANGNMPPSLQRQRTLREMLKAEAEGCKKLQKKDAALAEIVVRLHRRVEMLMVMPEAQAMLQTADMTLGDAMAAAASGVQGDSMSVDNMLDVGMGGVPSDLGLGPASAGGSLDPSGDNELFGAFGSQELDNFDWDMDNMV